A part of Pectobacterium cacticida genomic DNA contains:
- a CDS encoding RNA polymerase sigma factor, protein MDMSTLKHIEPTPALAVDWEQVFRQHGKKLHNFIRKRVSNHDDVEDLQQMTYLEVLKHQDKFAGASRPETWVFGIALNLVRNYFKQARQRAQEMGDEMLEHIAIDLDPSAIAESQGALKRAMDAIVSLPEDTRQMLMQLLDTDASYQDLALQLEIPIGTVRSRLSRARGVIRQAVES, encoded by the coding sequence ATGGATATGTCAACCCTGAAACACATCGAACCGACCCCGGCGCTCGCTGTCGATTGGGAGCAGGTGTTTCGTCAACACGGAAAGAAATTGCATAACTTCATCCGCAAGCGCGTTAGCAACCATGACGACGTTGAGGATTTACAGCAAATGACCTACCTGGAAGTGCTCAAACATCAGGATAAATTTGCGGGAGCATCGCGGCCGGAGACATGGGTATTTGGTATTGCCCTCAATCTGGTTCGCAACTATTTCAAGCAGGCACGGCAGCGCGCTCAGGAAATGGGTGATGAGATGCTGGAGCATATTGCGATAGATCTCGATCCCAGCGCGATCGCTGAGAGTCAAGGGGCATTGAAACGCGCCATGGATGCCATCGTCTCGTTGCCTGAGGATACCCGTCAGATGCTGATGCAGTTGCTGGATACCGATGCCAGTTATCAGGATCTTGCGTTGCAGTTGGAGATCCCCATCGGTACGGTGCGGTCAAGGCTGTCTCGTGCTCGAGGGGTGATCCGTCAGGCCGTTGAGTCCTGA
- a CDS encoding PAS domain-containing sensor histidine kinase, with product MMFIQPLRSDQKIKALELELVDFAFGRIKDAIYIVNEDQRFCYVNEAASQTLGYSITEFMHLSVVDIDPFWSADHRSPDRPQECESDVATTFETRHITRSGMAIPVEVNLTHFQHRGRSYSMCVVRDIRERKHIEQLAYAREQEFRALVENTPDLIIRFDPNLNCLYANAASLKHLDFTIEQLRGRMITELMPGVVCAIRMEQLVHQVVYTRSSAEGEVMESRGKGDQRYQSIHHIRCVPEFDQHGALVSILAVGRDITAMRYAEKKLADSHMQLRLLARQREISREEERKHIAQEIHDELGQHLTTIRMSLSLMRLCFAKENPDMQAHLQKLMQLADQTIQVVRNVSTRLRPNVLNMGLTPALEWLCDEFNRHYSATCLLRTLGEPLALNDESTTAAFRVVQESLTNVARYAGATQVRITLDNQPDCVVLCIKDNGKGFDSQAKNKNAFGLMSMKERGRMLGGEVVIESEPGKGTLVQLTFPKNGDTR from the coding sequence ATGATGTTCATCCAACCGTTACGTTCCGATCAAAAGATCAAGGCTCTCGAGCTGGAATTGGTGGATTTTGCATTTGGTCGCATCAAGGACGCGATTTATATCGTCAATGAAGATCAGCGTTTTTGTTATGTCAATGAGGCCGCCAGCCAGACGCTGGGTTACAGCATTACGGAATTCATGCATCTTAGCGTTGTCGATATCGACCCGTTCTGGAGCGCCGATCATCGGTCACCGGACCGGCCGCAGGAGTGCGAATCAGACGTGGCTACCACGTTTGAAACCCGACACATCACCCGCTCAGGCATGGCTATTCCCGTAGAAGTTAATCTCACACATTTCCAACACAGAGGACGTAGCTACAGCATGTGTGTCGTCAGAGATATCAGGGAACGTAAACATATTGAACAGTTAGCCTACGCGCGAGAGCAGGAATTTCGCGCGCTGGTTGAGAACACGCCGGATTTGATTATTCGCTTCGATCCCAACCTGAATTGCCTGTACGCCAACGCGGCCAGTTTAAAACATCTGGATTTCACCATAGAGCAACTTCGGGGCCGTATGATTACGGAGTTGATGCCCGGAGTAGTGTGTGCAATCCGCATGGAACAGCTGGTGCATCAGGTGGTTTATACCCGCAGCAGCGCAGAAGGTGAAGTGATGGAGTCGCGGGGGAAAGGCGATCAGCGCTATCAAAGTATTCACCATATTCGCTGTGTGCCGGAGTTTGACCAGCATGGCGCGCTGGTGTCGATTCTGGCCGTAGGGCGAGATATTACCGCGATGCGCTATGCGGAGAAAAAACTGGCTGATTCGCATATGCAACTGCGTTTGCTGGCACGCCAGCGTGAGATATCGCGTGAGGAAGAACGTAAGCATATCGCGCAGGAAATTCACGATGAGCTGGGGCAGCATTTGACCACGATCCGCATGAGCCTGTCGCTGATGCGCTTATGTTTCGCCAAGGAAAATCCTGACATGCAGGCGCATTTGCAAAAGCTGATGCAGTTGGCTGACCAAACGATTCAGGTGGTGCGTAATGTGTCGACCCGGCTCAGACCGAATGTGTTGAATATGGGGCTTACACCTGCGTTGGAGTGGCTGTGCGACGAATTTAACCGGCACTATAGCGCCACCTGTCTGCTACGAACGCTGGGGGAACCGCTGGCGCTCAATGACGAAAGCACCACAGCAGCATTCCGCGTCGTGCAGGAGTCGTTAACTAACGTCGCGCGCTACGCCGGCGCTACCCAGGTACGCATTACGCTGGATAATCAGCCAGACTGTGTGGTGCTGTGCATCAAAGACAACGGCAAAGGTTTTGATTCCCAGGCTAAAAATAAAAACGCTTTCGGGCTTATGAGTATGAAAGAACGAGGGCGGATGCTGGGAGGCGAAGTCGTGATTGAAAGTGAGCCCGGTAAAGGCACGCTGGTGCAGTTAACGTTTCCTAAAAATGGCGATACCCGTTAA
- a CDS encoding response regulator transcription factor, with translation MGKPIRLMIADDHVIMREGLKQIFALDASLSVVAEAGNGAQVLAQLRSVKPDLLLLDMSMPGISGEALISRVVAQHPHLPILVLSMYSEAQIAQHALKSGARGYITKDKDPEALLSAIRRVAQGARYIDHTIAEQLVFSNYAEGGRAEHDVLTPREHQIMIMFAQGMGINAIANELAISNKTVSTHKARLMEKMQFSTNVEIVKYVVSKKLIP, from the coding sequence ATGGGCAAACCAATACGTTTAATGATCGCAGACGATCACGTCATCATGCGTGAAGGGCTCAAGCAGATCTTCGCGCTGGATGCGTCGCTGAGCGTCGTCGCCGAAGCCGGAAATGGCGCTCAGGTACTGGCACAACTGCGCAGCGTGAAGCCCGATTTGCTGCTGCTGGATATGTCGATGCCCGGTATCAGCGGTGAAGCATTGATTTCACGCGTGGTGGCGCAACATCCGCATCTGCCGATTCTGGTGCTCAGTATGTACAGCGAAGCGCAGATTGCACAGCATGCGCTGAAGAGCGGCGCCAGAGGTTACATCACCAAAGATAAGGACCCGGAAGCCCTGCTATCGGCGATCCGCCGTGTGGCGCAGGGGGCTCGCTATATCGACCACACAATTGCCGAGCAACTGGTGTTTTCCAACTACGCGGAGGGGGGCAGAGCCGAACACGATGTACTGACGCCCAGAGAGCATCAGATCATGATTATGTTTGCGCAGGGGATGGGCATCAATGCCATCGCCAATGAGCTAGCGATCAGCAATAAAACGGTCAGCACTCATAAGGCGCGTCTGATGGAAAAAATGCAGTTCAGTACCAATGTGGAGATCGTGAAATATGTTGTGAGTAAGAAGCTAATTCCCTAG
- a CDS encoding sigma 54-interacting transcriptional regulator, translating to MNNHYRQDRQHNSSFDHSPVEKASSADFRSSLDSSLPLSESSPSMADDIHSSLSPIINVIAPLNVDIVLEGETGTGKDTLANRIHRLSRCSGPLVAVNCAAVPENLAESELFGVVSGAYTGANRSRAGYLESADRGILFLDEIDSMPMTLQAKMLRVLESRGVKRLGSTQFTPVDMRVIVATQTPLLQLVEKGLFRRDLYFRLDTVKIQLPTLRSRSDLILPLFQRFSQEAAVRLKMTPPPMTADIYEQLLTHSWPGNIRELKAAAERWTMGLSPLAEIQPLLHPRPLQLKDRLKRIEKFLIQDALRRHGHCIDEVIAELGIPKRTLYHRLKVLNVTVREMCAGGGEACQA from the coding sequence ATGAATAATCATTACCGTCAGGACAGACAGCACAATTCATCATTCGATCATTCACCCGTAGAGAAGGCGTCATCAGCGGACTTTCGGTCATCATTAGACTCTTCCCTGCCGCTGTCGGAATCATCCCCGTCTATGGCCGATGATATTCACTCATCGTTGTCGCCAATCATCAATGTTATTGCTCCCCTTAATGTCGATATCGTGCTGGAAGGTGAAACCGGTACGGGAAAAGATACGCTGGCGAATCGCATTCATCGGCTGTCCCGATGCAGCGGCCCACTGGTGGCGGTGAACTGCGCCGCCGTACCTGAAAATCTGGCTGAAAGCGAACTATTCGGCGTGGTGTCGGGCGCTTATACCGGCGCGAACCGCTCCCGCGCGGGCTATCTGGAAAGTGCGGATAGGGGGATTCTGTTTCTGGATGAGATCGACAGTATGCCGATGACGCTACAAGCCAAGATGCTACGCGTGCTGGAAAGCCGCGGCGTAAAGCGGTTGGGAAGCACTCAGTTTACGCCCGTGGATATGCGTGTGATTGTGGCGACGCAAACGCCTTTGCTGCAATTAGTGGAAAAAGGGCTGTTTCGACGCGATCTCTATTTCCGTCTTGATACGGTCAAGATTCAACTGCCGACGCTGCGTTCTCGTAGCGATCTCATTCTGCCGTTGTTTCAACGTTTTAGTCAGGAAGCGGCGGTGCGTCTGAAAATGACGCCACCACCGATGACGGCAGACATTTACGAGCAGCTGCTGACCCACAGTTGGCCAGGCAATATTCGTGAACTGAAGGCGGCAGCGGAGCGCTGGACAATGGGGCTGTCGCCCTTGGCTGAAATTCAGCCGCTGCTGCACCCGCGTCCTTTGCAACTCAAAGATCGGTTAAAGCGAATTGAAAAATTTCTGATTCAGGATGCGCTGCGCCGCCACGGCCACTGCATTGACGAAGTGATTGCGGAACTGGGGATCCCCAAGCGGACACTCTATCATCGACTGAAAGTGCTGAATGTGACGGTGCGAGAGATGTGCGCCGGGGGCGGGGAAGCCTGTCAGGCATGA
- a CDS encoding EAL domain-containing protein, with the protein MLTLSTNTGLWFRLVLISFASALLALLVGQGILARLEQTQLQHYSQDVLDQGVAVANEGRETINRVLTLNNTPCSNADLKELRLISFYSVYLRDIGRIKDNYLICSAGWGILNPPIYLLPPNLTTPEGVQLWTAMKNVVDPRITADMASMNDVVTITAAAAFSRFVHPPAEYNAMLITRNLSHIYQTFGDIDLSAFRQTQQQNNAWLTMGKRKTFFCATNQDICVLAQLDSAGILYRPWYIITALLFVGALIGASFTLSYQLYDDRHQALPSQLKRAIKHQRLHVHYQPLISLPQRAIIGVEALARWKNERGDNVSPELFIGIAEEIGYSSELTRIITRQALRDMQPYLTQEPSFLLSINLSVSDIVSPDYHHFLKQLCDELGIDKTRIMLELTEQSSTSHKALADGLEALRRSGYKVALDDFGTGYSNLDYLSHLPFDMIKIDKIFVGAIGTDSVNAAMADLLFTLVKKLDVPVIIEGVETREQAAYVLQHCPSAIIQGWYFSRAVALHDLPDIHHYPCPPIEMV; encoded by the coding sequence ATGCTCACCTTAAGTACCAACACCGGATTGTGGTTTAGACTTGTTTTGATTTCGTTTGCCAGCGCTTTGCTGGCGCTGCTTGTTGGGCAGGGCATTTTAGCCAGGCTGGAACAGACGCAGTTGCAACACTATAGTCAGGACGTCCTCGATCAGGGAGTCGCCGTCGCGAATGAAGGTCGGGAAACCATCAATCGGGTGCTGACGCTGAATAACACGCCTTGTTCCAACGCCGATCTGAAAGAGTTACGTCTGATCTCCTTTTACTCTGTTTATCTGCGCGATATCGGGCGTATCAAGGACAACTATCTCATCTGCTCCGCAGGCTGGGGGATTCTCAACCCACCGATTTATCTGCTACCACCTAACCTGACAACGCCAGAGGGCGTGCAACTATGGACGGCGATGAAAAACGTGGTTGATCCACGCATTACCGCCGATATGGCCAGCATGAACGATGTCGTCACGATTACCGCCGCCGCTGCATTTAGCCGTTTCGTTCATCCGCCTGCTGAATACAACGCCATGTTGATAACGCGCAACCTGAGTCATATCTATCAGACCTTTGGCGATATCGATCTCTCGGCGTTCAGGCAGACACAGCAGCAGAATAACGCGTGGCTGACTATGGGAAAACGCAAGACATTTTTCTGTGCGACAAATCAGGATATCTGCGTACTGGCTCAGTTAGATTCTGCGGGTATCCTGTATCGTCCGTGGTATATCATCACCGCCCTGCTTTTTGTCGGAGCGCTCATCGGCGCCAGTTTTACCCTGTCCTATCAACTCTACGACGATCGGCATCAGGCTTTGCCATCACAGCTTAAACGCGCAATCAAACACCAGCGACTGCATGTACATTATCAGCCGCTGATTAGCCTGCCACAGCGCGCGATTATTGGTGTAGAGGCGCTGGCGCGTTGGAAGAATGAGCGTGGTGATAATGTCTCGCCTGAGCTTTTTATCGGTATTGCTGAAGAAATAGGCTATTCCTCCGAGCTAACCCGCATCATCACGCGTCAGGCGCTGCGAGACATGCAGCCATACCTCACGCAGGAACCGTCCTTTCTTCTTAGCATTAATCTGTCTGTGTCTGACATTGTTTCGCCTGATTATCACCATTTCCTGAAGCAGTTGTGTGACGAACTGGGGATAGACAAAACACGTATCATGTTAGAACTGACTGAGCAGTCGAGCACATCCCACAAGGCGCTGGCAGATGGCCTTGAGGCCTTACGCCGTTCGGGCTATAAGGTCGCGCTTGATGATTTCGGTACGGGATATTCCAACCTTGACTATCTGAGCCATTTACCGTTCGATATGATCAAGATCGACAAGATTTTTGTCGGCGCCATCGGTACCGACTCAGTGAATGCCGCTATGGCAGATCTGCTATTCACCCTGGTCAAAAAACTGGACGTCCCTGTGATTATCGAAGGGGTAGAGACTCGTGAACAAGCCGCCTACGTTCTGCAACATTGCCCATCGGCGATTATTCAAGGATGGTATTTCAGTCGGGCGGTGGCATTGCACGATCTACCGGACATCCATCACTATCCGTGCCCGCCGATAGAAATGGTGTAG
- a CDS encoding Hrp pili protein HrpA: protein MALGLSQVASQAASQTLDTAMAGSLTRAAGAQAQKIALDTENSILDGQMDSASKSLNSGQKAAKAIQF from the coding sequence ATGGCTTTAGGACTTTCTCAGGTTGCATCTCAGGCGGCTTCTCAGACTCTGGATACCGCGATGGCTGGTTCTCTGACGCGTGCAGCAGGCGCTCAGGCTCAGAAAATTGCGCTGGATACGGAAAACTCCATTCTGGATGGTCAGATGGATTCTGCATCTAAATCACTCAACTCTGGGCAGAAAGCGGCAAAAGCAATCCAGTTCTGA
- a CDS encoding EscI/YscI/HrpB family type III secretion system inner rod protein produces the protein MKINHSSTLSQPGDAPPADNGTSFSFSATNQDVSWFSAALSSAPMTAESSNSQWLGALAEKSQGLNGIFKSAERDVSQSMRSNNPKDVLDATRTLSSFYLESLLSAKLVAKSVQSLEKLTNLQ, from the coding sequence ATGAAAATTAATCATAGCAGTACGCTGTCTCAGCCGGGGGATGCGCCGCCGGCGGACAACGGCACGTCTTTTTCCTTTTCCGCCACGAATCAGGATGTGTCCTGGTTCAGCGCGGCGCTGTCGTCGGCACCAATGACGGCAGAAAGCAGTAATAGCCAGTGGCTCGGCGCGCTGGCGGAAAAATCACAAGGGCTTAACGGGATCTTTAAATCCGCCGAACGCGACGTCAGCCAGTCGATGCGCTCCAATAATCCAAAGGATGTGCTGGATGCAACCCGAACGCTGTCCTCATTCTATCTGGAGAGTCTGCTGAGCGCCAAACTGGTGGCGAAAAGTGTTCAGAGTCTGGAAAAACTCACCAACTTACAGTAG
- the sctJ gene encoding type III secretion system inner membrane ring lipoprotein SctJ, which translates to MKIDKRVFLLLIGLLAGCGEPIELNRGLSENDANEVISMLGRYQIGAEKRVDKTGVTLVIDAKNMERAVNILNAAGLPKQSRTNLGEVFQKSGVISTPLEERARYIYALSQEVEATLAQIDGVLVARVHVVLPERIAPGEPVQPASAAVFIKYSAELDPDGMEPRIRRMVASSIPGLSGKDDKELAIVFVPAAPYQDTIPVVTLGPLTFTPDEMRRWQWSTGLFGLLLVGLLGWRVGMPYLRQWQQKKAGEPSSQ; encoded by the coding sequence ATGAAAATCGATAAGCGAGTGTTTCTTCTGCTGATTGGGCTATTAGCTGGCTGCGGCGAGCCGATTGAGCTGAATCGCGGGCTGTCGGAGAACGATGCCAACGAAGTGATTTCGATGCTTGGCCGTTATCAGATCGGCGCGGAGAAACGGGTTGATAAAACCGGCGTTACGCTTGTGATCGACGCAAAAAACATGGAACGTGCCGTCAATATTCTTAATGCGGCGGGCTTACCGAAGCAATCGCGGACGAATCTGGGCGAGGTGTTTCAGAAAAGTGGGGTGATATCGACGCCCTTGGAAGAGCGCGCCCGCTATATCTATGCTTTATCGCAGGAAGTGGAAGCAACGCTGGCGCAGATCGATGGCGTGCTGGTGGCGCGGGTTCACGTGGTGCTGCCGGAGCGTATCGCCCCCGGCGAGCCGGTTCAGCCTGCCTCGGCAGCGGTGTTTATCAAATATAGTGCTGAACTGGATCCGGATGGGATGGAACCGCGCATCCGCCGAATGGTGGCCAGCAGCATCCCCGGTCTGTCCGGCAAGGATGATAAAGAGCTGGCGATCGTCTTTGTTCCGGCAGCGCCGTATCAGGATACGATCCCGGTTGTTACGCTGGGGCCACTCACGTTCACGCCGGATGAGATGCGACGCTGGCAGTGGAGTACGGGGCTGTTCGGCCTACTACTGGTCGGTCTGTTAGGCTGGCGCGTAGGCATGCCTTACCTGCGCCAATGGCAGCAGAAAAAAGCGGGGGAGCCGTCGTCACAATGA